The following nucleotide sequence is from Mucilaginibacter sp. cycad4.
TCTTTCAAAAGGAAAACTGGTGTATATTGAAGGAAAGTTGCGTACCCGCTCATTCGAGGATAAGGAGGGCGTTAAAAAGTACACTACCGAAGTTGTGGCCGAAAACTTTACCATGCTTGGCCGCAAAAGTGATTTTGAAACCGAGCCGTTAAAATCACCCTTAAAAAACGGGGATTCGTTTATCGATCATTTAGATGCCGAAGATTATTAAAT
It contains:
- a CDS encoding single-stranded DNA-binding protein, with product MSGINKVILVGHLGKDPEVRNLEGGVSVTSFPLATSETFNKDGRKVEQTEWHNIVMWRGLAEVAARFLSKGKLVYIEGKLRTRSFEDKEGVKKYTTEVVAENFTMLGRKSDFETEPLKSPLKNGDSFIDHLDAEDY